In Exiguobacterium sibiricum 7-3, a genomic segment contains:
- a CDS encoding YycC family protein, with the protein MKPLQLSADTAVELSKRLNVPLEQLMHMPRHILIQKLVELETEQSKSSPADDTSSQDK; encoded by the coding sequence ATGAAACCCCTACAACTGTCTGCTGATACAGCTGTTGAACTTTCGAAACGTCTCAATGTGCCGCTCGAACAGTTAATGCATATGCCACGGCATATTTTGATTCAAAAACTGGTCGAATTAGAGACTGAACAATCCAAGTCTTCACCTGCAGATGACACATCTTCACAAGACAAATGA
- a CDS encoding MMPL family transporter, whose product MERFGQYVVRFRKGISVTWIVLLLLLGYFAVQLPDQLKGNGFTRDGEFQQVERTLEQEFKQDPHQIIVLFEGETETIRQEMERHVTAFRTIQGVGQVVGVQENPEALKDGKGYVSIGIPNIEPSWVKAVQEKLDPQDGSTIRLTGEPLIVDDLNTASKNDLVRAELIGVPAALLVLFLVFGTPLAAILPLIMGLVTFIFGAGTLYFIAGQQELSIFVLNAVAMISLALGIDFSLLYVNRFREERTAGRSITAAAEVSVATAGRSILFSGICVFVGLAGLLVIDVDVFQAVAIGTLVSVLGAVISAVTLLPALLALLGGSLEKGRIFKADSEQGEVRWRKLARFVMKRPVAVSLFSLLLLLPCLIPLRDLELNIPQASALPEDYESRLAFEAWEKTFGDDGIDAVVLLKADFQTEQGVEKLEALTTRLEADGGVSSVVSATALAEANGRTVSQLAASEQGKEQLAPLIAFDRGIARINVKLTGDPGDKSSQKWVREVRDQGYQVGGPAAFNQEIYDEIYSKMPLALGLVLLATFIILLFAFQSILIPIKAILMNLLSLGATFGLLVILFESGLVFPAETIGILTPVFIFSLVFGLSMDYEVFLVSRMEEYYDETGNNDLATEMGLAKTSKIITSAALIMIVVTGAFAFTGVSPIKQLGVGIALAIFIDATIVRMLLVPALMKLFGHWNWWWPGGRRKRKYRI is encoded by the coding sequence ATGGAACGTTTTGGTCAATACGTCGTCCGTTTTCGAAAAGGTATCAGTGTCACCTGGATAGTCTTGTTGCTTCTGCTTGGTTATTTTGCGGTGCAACTACCGGATCAGCTTAAAGGAAACGGCTTTACCCGGGACGGAGAATTTCAACAAGTCGAACGCACGTTGGAACAAGAATTTAAGCAGGACCCTCATCAAATTATCGTTTTGTTTGAAGGAGAAACAGAAACCATCCGGCAGGAAATGGAGCGTCACGTCACTGCTTTTCGGACCATTCAAGGCGTCGGACAGGTCGTCGGGGTACAGGAAAATCCGGAAGCTTTAAAAGACGGAAAAGGATACGTTTCAATCGGGATACCGAACATTGAACCGTCTTGGGTGAAGGCAGTGCAGGAAAAGCTCGATCCACAAGACGGTAGTACGATTCGACTAACAGGAGAACCGTTAATCGTCGACGACTTAAATACAGCATCGAAAAATGACTTGGTCCGGGCTGAATTGATTGGGGTACCGGCAGCGTTACTTGTCTTATTTCTCGTTTTTGGTACTCCACTTGCTGCCATCTTGCCGCTCATCATGGGTCTCGTCACGTTCATTTTCGGGGCCGGGACGCTGTATTTCATCGCTGGACAACAGGAATTATCAATCTTTGTCTTAAATGCCGTAGCGATGATTTCACTTGCCCTCGGAATCGATTTTTCCTTGCTTTACGTCAATCGTTTCCGGGAAGAACGGACTGCCGGACGGTCGATTACGGCGGCAGCGGAAGTCTCGGTCGCGACAGCCGGACGATCGATTTTATTTTCCGGGATTTGTGTGTTCGTCGGGTTGGCGGGTTTGCTCGTCATTGATGTCGACGTGTTTCAAGCGGTCGCAATCGGCACATTGGTCTCGGTGCTCGGGGCCGTCATCAGTGCTGTTACCTTGCTACCTGCCCTGCTCGCACTGCTAGGGGGGAGTCTGGAAAAAGGGCGGATTTTCAAGGCTGACTCGGAGCAAGGCGAAGTCCGGTGGCGTAAGTTGGCCCGGTTCGTCATGAAGCGTCCGGTTGCCGTCAGTTTATTTTCGTTGCTCCTGCTGTTGCCATGCTTAATTCCATTGCGTGATTTAGAGCTGAACATTCCGCAAGCAAGCGCGTTACCGGAAGATTATGAATCACGCCTCGCTTTTGAAGCGTGGGAAAAAACTTTTGGCGACGATGGGATCGATGCCGTCGTCTTACTGAAAGCTGATTTTCAAACGGAACAAGGTGTCGAAAAACTGGAAGCGTTGACGACACGACTCGAAGCAGATGGCGGAGTAAGCAGTGTCGTTTCAGCGACGGCGCTGGCTGAAGCAAACGGACGGACCGTTTCCCAGCTTGCTGCGAGTGAACAGGGGAAAGAACAGTTGGCGCCTTTGATTGCATTTGATCGAGGCATTGCTAGGATCAATGTCAAGTTGACGGGAGATCCGGGAGACAAGAGTTCACAAAAATGGGTCCGCGAAGTGCGGGATCAAGGGTATCAAGTCGGGGGACCCGCAGCCTTTAATCAGGAAATTTATGATGAAATCTACTCGAAGATGCCACTTGCGTTAGGTCTTGTCTTGCTTGCGACATTCATCATCCTGTTGTTTGCGTTCCAGTCGATCCTGATTCCGATTAAAGCAATCTTGATGAATCTGCTCAGCCTCGGTGCAACATTTGGTTTACTCGTCATTTTATTTGAATCAGGCTTGGTTTTCCCGGCCGAAACAATCGGTATTTTAACACCGGTCTTCATCTTCTCGCTTGTCTTCGGATTGTCGATGGATTATGAAGTGTTCCTCGTCTCACGAATGGAAGAATACTACGATGAGACCGGGAATAATGATCTCGCGACGGAAATGGGACTGGCGAAAACGAGTAAAATCATCACCTCTGCCGCTTTAATCATGATTGTCGTCACCGGCGCATTTGCTTTTACAGGAGTCAGTCCGATCAAACAGCTCGGTGTCGGGATTGCTTTGGCGATTTTCATTGATGCGACCATCGTTCGGATGCTTCTCGTTCCGGCATTGATGAAGCTGTTCGGACACTGGAACTGGTGGTGGCCGGGCGGACGGCGAAAACGAAAATACCGGATCTGA
- a CDS encoding 3'-5' exonuclease: MEPYTLAIDFETANRNSRSICAFGWSILSEGKVITSQQVLINPEEDFDAGNIRVHGIRPSDVWDAPALPEAMTTHGLFDLIENAELIVAHNAAFDMGALQKAIQKYDLYQMPPFQYGCTVKLSRKLYPWLPNHKLNTMAEFLNVSFKHHDAKEDAYICALLLQDMLDRTNIEHPVELHRFCGVRMGEVAY, from the coding sequence ATGGAACCTTATACACTGGCGATCGATTTTGAAACAGCTAATCGGAACAGCCGTAGTATCTGCGCTTTCGGCTGGTCCATTTTATCCGAGGGGAAAGTCATCACAAGCCAACAAGTTTTGATCAACCCGGAGGAAGACTTTGATGCCGGCAACATCCGTGTCCACGGCATTCGGCCGAGTGACGTCTGGGATGCACCGGCCTTACCGGAGGCAATGACAACACATGGCTTGTTTGATTTGATCGAAAATGCAGAGCTTATCGTCGCTCATAATGCGGCATTCGACATGGGTGCACTCCAAAAAGCGATTCAAAAATACGACTTGTATCAAATGCCGCCGTTTCAGTACGGCTGTACGGTCAAGTTATCACGGAAACTGTATCCATGGTTGCCGAACCACAAGTTAAATACGATGGCAGAATTTTTAAATGTCTCGTTTAAGCACCATGATGCCAAGGAAGATGCCTACATCTGCGCCTTGTTGCTGCAGGATATGTTGGACCGGACAAATATCGAACATCCGGTCGAGCTGCACCGTTTTTGTGGTGTCCGGATGGGTGAAGTCGCTTACTGA
- a CDS encoding NADH-dependent flavin oxidoreductase produces MANEKMFDTFTLPNGVTLKNRIMMAPMTNYAAEENGEVSEAELAYYAERSGGVGAVITACANVTADGQGFPNEFGAERDELIPSLKRLATTIQDQGAKAILQIFHAGRMAPPELVGGQTVSASAVAPEREGAMTPRALEAAEVDAIIEAFGQATRRAMEAGFDGVEIHGANTYLIQQFVSPHSNRRDDKWGGSLEKRLAFPLAVVDAVEAVAKQDPSFIVGYRFSPEEVENPGITLDDTMQLVDALAKKDLDYLHVSVMDFFAGSIRDQNETRSPISLVQERVGQQVPVIGVGSLHTPEEVERSLEVVPLVALGRELIMEPKWVEKVEAGETDSIRTELDPSAQAELVVPDALWQGITSRPGWFPIKQTTK; encoded by the coding sequence ATGGCTAATGAAAAGATGTTTGATACGTTTACACTTCCAAACGGAGTGACACTTAAAAACCGGATTATGATGGCGCCGATGACAAACTACGCGGCGGAAGAAAACGGTGAAGTTTCAGAAGCGGAGCTTGCATACTACGCAGAACGTTCAGGTGGAGTCGGTGCAGTCATCACAGCATGTGCCAACGTCACGGCAGACGGTCAAGGATTCCCGAATGAGTTTGGCGCAGAACGCGATGAATTGATTCCGAGCCTGAAACGTCTTGCGACAACGATCCAAGATCAAGGCGCAAAAGCGATTCTGCAAATTTTCCACGCAGGTCGTATGGCACCACCGGAACTCGTCGGCGGACAAACTGTCAGTGCAAGCGCAGTAGCACCAGAACGTGAAGGCGCAATGACACCACGTGCACTTGAAGCAGCGGAAGTCGATGCGATCATCGAAGCGTTCGGTCAAGCGACACGCCGTGCGATGGAAGCTGGATTTGACGGAGTTGAGATTCATGGTGCGAACACGTACTTAATTCAACAATTCGTTTCTCCACACTCAAACCGTCGTGATGACAAATGGGGCGGAAGTCTTGAAAAACGTCTGGCTTTCCCGCTGGCAGTTGTTGATGCGGTCGAAGCTGTTGCAAAACAAGATCCATCATTCATCGTCGGTTACCGTTTCTCACCGGAAGAAGTTGAAAATCCGGGAATTACACTCGACGATACGATGCAACTCGTCGATGCTCTTGCGAAAAAAGACCTCGACTACTTGCACGTTTCCGTCATGGACTTCTTTGCCGGATCGATTCGTGATCAGAATGAAACGCGTTCACCGATCAGCCTTGTACAAGAGCGTGTCGGTCAACAGGTTCCGGTCATCGGTGTCGGTTCACTTCATACGCCGGAAGAAGTCGAGCGTTCGCTTGAAGTCGTGCCACTCGTCGCGCTTGGTCGTGAGTTGATCATGGAACCGAAATGGGTCGAAAAAGTGGAAGCGGGAGAAACAGATTCAATCCGGACTGAACTCGATCCGTCAGCACAAGCAGAACTCGTCGTACCGGATGCATTATGGCAAGGAATCACGAGCCGTCCAGGCTGGTTCCCAATCAAACAAACAACAAAATAA
- a CDS encoding MATE family efflux transporter, which produces MMNKNTARLGEAPINKLLIGLSLPAMIGMLVTALYNIVDTIFVAQGIGTVAVAAVGIAFPVQLVLMAISNSVGIGGAAIASQRLGQKNLAGASRAYANVLMTVFVVSMLAIITAFIFVEPLLRVFGATPEIMPYSIDFLRVLLLGSPFFMLTMASSAMLRAEGRASYQMRVMLTTVAINIVLTPLFIFGLDWGIQGAALGTVVAQIVGSILIFRFFFTKAKKTSLVLNREAFRFDPKLVVRMGQIGSSSFIMQVSQSVLFITVNHMLVRYGGTTELATFAVINKFMALVGMPIMGIVQGMQPIVGYNFGSKQFDRMSQAIKLAIRYGLTLSITLWLLIQLFPRFWVGMFTEDATLLDEGSTAMRILFAISFVYGIQMIINGMYQSLAKARIALFLSLSRQTLYTIPLVLILPVFFGVQGVWFAFPIADLMAVLTAVVFAYRDRIMLFKPDEYAEPEEKAVHAK; this is translated from the coding sequence ATGATGAATAAAAATACGGCTCGATTGGGAGAAGCACCCATTAACAAACTCCTGATCGGACTGTCGCTCCCGGCGATGATCGGGATGCTCGTGACCGCTCTCTACAATATTGTCGATACGATCTTTGTCGCGCAGGGAATCGGGACGGTTGCCGTCGCGGCTGTCGGAATTGCGTTTCCCGTTCAACTGGTCTTGATGGCCATCTCGAACTCGGTCGGAATCGGCGGTGCTGCCATTGCTTCTCAGCGGCTCGGTCAAAAAAATCTGGCAGGTGCCAGTCGTGCCTATGCGAACGTCCTGATGACGGTCTTTGTTGTCAGTATGCTCGCCATTATCACAGCGTTCATCTTCGTCGAACCGTTGTTGCGTGTGTTCGGTGCGACACCGGAGATCATGCCGTACAGTATTGATTTCCTCCGTGTCCTGTTACTCGGTTCCCCGTTCTTCATGCTGACGATGGCATCCAGTGCAATGCTTCGGGCCGAGGGACGTGCCAGTTATCAGATGCGTGTCATGCTGACGACGGTCGCAATCAACATCGTCTTGACCCCATTGTTCATTTTCGGACTCGACTGGGGGATTCAAGGAGCGGCACTCGGGACGGTCGTCGCTCAAATCGTCGGTTCCATCCTGATTTTCCGGTTCTTTTTCACGAAAGCCAAAAAAACGAGCTTAGTACTTAATCGGGAAGCGTTCCGCTTTGATCCGAAACTCGTTGTGCGGATGGGACAAATCGGATCTTCGTCCTTCATCATGCAAGTCTCGCAATCCGTTTTGTTCATCACCGTCAACCATATGCTCGTCCGGTACGGCGGAACGACGGAACTGGCGACATTTGCCGTCATCAACAAATTCATGGCGCTCGTCGGGATGCCAATCATGGGAATCGTCCAAGGGATGCAGCCGATTGTCGGCTATAACTTCGGATCGAAACAGTTTGACCGGATGTCACAAGCAATCAAGCTGGCGATTCGTTACGGTTTGACCTTATCGATCACGCTATGGCTGTTGATCCAATTGTTCCCTCGCTTTTGGGTCGGGATGTTTACGGAAGACGCGACCTTACTCGATGAAGGTTCGACGGCGATGCGGATTTTATTCGCCATTTCATTTGTCTACGGCATTCAGATGATTATCAACGGGATGTATCAATCACTCGCCAAGGCACGGATTGCCTTGTTCTTGTCGCTCTCCCGGCAAACATTATATACGATTCCACTCGTATTGATTTTACCGGTCTTTTTTGGAGTACAGGGGGTTTGGTTCGCCTTCCCGATTGCTGATTTAATGGCCGTTTTGACGGCGGTCGTCTTTGCCTATCGTGACCGGATCATGCTCTTTAAGCCGGATGAGTACGCGGAGCCGGAAGAAAAAGCCGTACATGCAAAATAA